Proteins encoded in a region of the Cupriavidus pauculus genome:
- a CDS encoding enoyl-CoA hydratase/isomerase family protein yields the protein MTVQLHIDGAVALLTIDRPDALNALNVATLHTLRDILCEVRDRSELRAIVLTGSGTRAFCAGADLKGTQSSPASYAEALFHAPDPAAELGLYLRLMDLSALQCWKPMIAAVNGHCLGAGLEIALQCDLRIASAEASFGLPEVRVGSIPGVSGLHRLLKAVPSAHAMQMVLTGERIDAAEAARIGLISEVTAPGQLVDRAMALACKIAGNAPLAVQAVRKLARQTAHLSDADAQELTELYWGALRDTADRIEGRAAFAEKRPAAFSGR from the coding sequence ATGACCGTACAACTCCATATCGACGGCGCCGTGGCGCTGCTGACGATCGACCGGCCCGATGCGCTCAACGCGCTGAACGTGGCCACGCTGCATACGTTGCGCGACATACTGTGCGAGGTGCGCGACCGGTCCGAGCTTCGGGCGATCGTGCTGACGGGGAGCGGCACGCGCGCGTTCTGCGCGGGCGCGGATCTCAAAGGCACGCAGTCATCGCCCGCGTCGTACGCCGAAGCGTTGTTCCACGCACCGGATCCCGCGGCCGAGCTCGGGCTCTATCTGCGCCTGATGGACCTGAGCGCGCTGCAATGCTGGAAGCCGATGATCGCGGCCGTCAATGGCCATTGCCTGGGCGCCGGGCTCGAGATTGCGCTGCAGTGCGACCTGCGTATTGCGTCGGCGGAAGCCAGCTTCGGGCTGCCCGAGGTGCGCGTGGGGTCGATTCCGGGCGTATCGGGCCTGCACCGGCTGCTCAAGGCCGTGCCGTCAGCGCATGCGATGCAGATGGTGCTGACCGGCGAACGTATCGATGCGGCCGAGGCCGCGCGCATCGGCCTGATCTCGGAGGTGACGGCGCCGGGGCAACTGGTCGATCGCGCGATGGCGCTGGCCTGCAAGATCGCCGGCAATGCACCGCTGGCGGTGCAGGCGGTCAGAAAGCTCGCGCGCCAGACCGCGCACCTGAGCGACGCCGATGCGCAGGAGCTCACCGAACTCTACTGGGGCGCGCTGCGCGATACGGCAGACCGGATCGAGGGGCGCGCGGCGTTCGCCGAGAAGCGTCCGGCGGCGTTCTCGGGACGCTGA
- a CDS encoding SDR family NAD(P)-dependent oxidoreductase, whose translation MNADIQQVAVVTGAARGIGLGIATRLASQGMAVALLDRDAAALSDAVAGLIQADCRAMGVTVDLTDSAAVNGAFAHIEATLGRIDCLVNNAGVVRDMRFLKMRDEDWDLVVDTNLRAPFLCCRAALPGMVDRGYGRIVNISSRAWLGGFGQANYSSAKGGVVSLTRSLAIEFAGKGVTVNAVAPGIVDTPLFRNFAPDVQARLQKSVPVQRIGTAEDIANAVSFFASADASYVTGQTLYVCGGRSLSSPSV comes from the coding sequence ATGAACGCGGACATCCAGCAGGTTGCCGTCGTCACCGGGGCGGCACGCGGTATCGGCCTTGGCATCGCCACGCGGCTCGCGTCACAGGGCATGGCTGTGGCGCTGCTCGATCGCGACGCCGCCGCGCTCTCCGATGCCGTGGCGGGCCTGATCCAGGCGGACTGCCGCGCAATGGGCGTGACCGTCGATCTGACGGACTCGGCCGCCGTTAACGGCGCGTTCGCGCATATCGAGGCGACGCTCGGCCGCATCGACTGCCTCGTCAACAATGCCGGCGTCGTCCGCGACATGCGCTTTCTGAAAATGCGCGACGAAGACTGGGACCTCGTCGTCGATACGAACCTGCGCGCGCCGTTCCTGTGCTGCCGTGCCGCCCTGCCCGGCATGGTCGACCGCGGCTATGGCCGCATCGTCAATATCTCGTCGCGCGCGTGGCTCGGCGGCTTCGGCCAGGCCAACTATTCGTCCGCCAAGGGCGGCGTGGTCAGCCTGACGCGCTCGCTGGCCATCGAGTTCGCGGGCAAGGGCGTCACGGTCAATGCGGTGGCGCCGGGCATCGTCGATACGCCGCTGTTCCGCAACTTCGCGCCGGACGTGCAGGCGCGGCTGCAGAAGTCGGTGCCCGTGCAGCGCATCGGCACGGCCGAGGACATCGCCAACGCGGTGAGCTTCTTCGCGAGCGCCGACGCGTCGTACGTGACGGGCCAGACGCTGTACGTCTGCGGCGGCCGCAGCCTGTCGTCGCCGAGCGTGTAG
- a CDS encoding thiolase family protein, with amino-acid sequence MQDIYISGGAMTAFGRHTGVLAPELAQQAILKAVDDAGVALDDIEAVYCANVLGGMILGQLVVRDLGLRGIPVYNVENACASGATGVHLARHALMAGQYSTVLVFGIEQLTALGGGTIPMQRNDIKTDLYATAGMVLPAVYAMRGTRFLHERDATREDLAAVAVKNRHHGSLNELAQQRTETTVDEVLASRMIADPLTLLQCCPSQVDGAAAVVMTTRRPTQRKPVKVLSSVVVSGVREQADDDILDAEITARAARQAYDQAGVSPRDVNVVELHDAFTIAELLYYEALQLAAPGDAVPLLRSGATRLGGRVPVNPSGGLLAKGHPLGATGIAQMVEVMWHLQDRAGSRQVADARIGLTQCTGGGIAGVDHAASSVHILGV; translated from the coding sequence ATGCAGGACATCTACATTTCCGGCGGTGCCATGACGGCCTTCGGCCGCCATACGGGCGTGCTCGCCCCCGAGCTCGCACAGCAGGCCATCCTCAAGGCCGTGGACGACGCGGGCGTGGCCCTCGACGATATCGAGGCCGTGTACTGCGCCAACGTGCTGGGTGGCATGATCCTCGGCCAGTTGGTCGTGCGCGATCTCGGCCTGCGCGGCATTCCCGTCTACAACGTCGAGAACGCCTGTGCCAGCGGTGCCACGGGCGTGCATCTGGCGCGCCATGCGCTGATGGCCGGACAGTATTCGACCGTGCTCGTGTTCGGCATCGAACAGCTCACCGCGCTCGGCGGCGGCACGATTCCGATGCAGCGCAACGACATCAAGACCGACCTCTATGCCACGGCCGGCATGGTGCTGCCCGCGGTCTACGCGATGCGTGGCACGCGGTTCCTGCACGAGCGCGATGCCACACGCGAAGACCTGGCCGCGGTGGCCGTCAAGAATCGGCACCACGGTTCGCTCAACGAGCTCGCACAGCAACGCACCGAGACCACCGTGGACGAGGTGCTGGCCTCGCGCATGATCGCCGATCCGCTGACGCTGCTGCAGTGCTGCCCGTCGCAGGTGGATGGTGCCGCGGCCGTCGTGATGACGACCCGCCGGCCGACGCAGCGGAAGCCCGTCAAGGTGCTCTCCTCCGTCGTGGTGTCGGGCGTGCGCGAGCAGGCCGACGACGACATCCTCGATGCCGAGATCACCGCGCGCGCCGCGCGGCAGGCGTACGACCAAGCCGGCGTGAGCCCGCGCGATGTCAACGTGGTGGAACTGCACGATGCGTTCACCATCGCCGAGCTGCTTTACTACGAGGCGCTGCAACTCGCCGCGCCCGGCGATGCGGTGCCGCTGCTGCGCTCGGGTGCCACGCGCCTGGGTGGGCGCGTGCCCGTCAATCCGAGCGGCGGCCTGCTCGCCAAGGGGCATCCGCTCGGGGCCACGGGGATCGCGCAGATGGTCGAGGTGATGTGGCATCTGCAGGACCGCGCCGGCAGCCGGCAGGTCGCCGATGCGCGCATCGGCCTGACGCAGTGCACGGGCGGCGGTATCGCGGGCGTCGATCATGCCGCGTCGTCGGTGCATATTCTGGGAGTGTGA
- a CDS encoding Zn-ribbon domain-containing OB-fold protein translates to MSASAIPPNLWSADAPPALLASRDHATGEYVFPALPDHSSLASRHATVPVTGAGTVYSYTIIHPSVKTGLQPYALGYVDFDGPVRIFGRLVGKDRPSIGDRYMARADDTFGYVFVATQE, encoded by the coding sequence ATGTCAGCCTCAGCCATCCCGCCCAACCTGTGGAGCGCCGACGCCCCGCCCGCGTTGCTCGCGTCCCGCGACCATGCCACGGGCGAGTATGTGTTCCCCGCCCTGCCCGATCACTCGTCGCTGGCCTCGCGCCATGCCACGGTGCCGGTGACGGGCGCGGGCACCGTGTACAGCTACACGATCATTCATCCCTCGGTGAAGACCGGACTCCAGCCCTATGCGCTCGGTTACGTCGACTTCGACGGTCCTGTGCGGATCTTTGGCCGGTTGGTCGGCAAGGACCGTCCCAGCATCGGCGACCGGTACATGGCGCGGGCCGACGATACGTTCGGCTATGTGTTTGTGGCAACTCAGGAGTGA
- a CDS encoding argininosuccinate lyase translates to MFKSKIIALATLMLVQAIPVHAQHAKDRDEFYWLGEINKATAVINSEQGLLDRQTAQRIAVGLDKVLKDGDQPGGKRPSTVITFEPLLIKAGGVEVTLLHAGRSSQDMHATYRAAILRDDMLKLAAQLNTTATTVVRLAEQHAKTIVPNYTNGVAAQPNSYGHYLLGFAAALDRDAQRIREAYARLDQSPMGTTVLNGTSWPLDRARMGNYLGFSKIVNNAYDAHQIAAVDQPVEAGAIVTSIALHAGSFIEDVMAQYANSRPWILLREGGGNTYVSSAMPQKRNPGLLNGTRAEASTAITLAMGPVMRAHNLPPGMADAKEVKPNKEMVQSAIKVLQGWDRILNALVIDRDRALDELNSDWTASQELADVLMRKYKLPFRVGHHFASEVVDYAKAKNIRPSDFPYAEAQRIYAQAIKEFDTATGPATLPMSEQEFRETLDPVAIVNHRATAGGPQPAEMDRMLKEAKQTLAEQATWIQEKRTKIDASLARLDRDFAKLAGQP, encoded by the coding sequence ATGTTCAAATCGAAAATCATCGCTCTTGCCACGCTGATGCTGGTGCAGGCGATCCCGGTCCACGCCCAGCACGCCAAAGACCGCGACGAGTTCTACTGGCTCGGTGAGATCAACAAGGCGACGGCCGTCATCAATTCCGAGCAGGGCCTGCTGGACAGGCAGACCGCGCAGCGCATCGCCGTGGGCCTCGACAAGGTACTCAAGGACGGCGACCAGCCGGGCGGCAAGCGCCCGTCCACCGTCATCACGTTCGAGCCGCTGCTGATCAAGGCCGGCGGTGTGGAAGTCACGCTGCTGCATGCGGGCCGTTCGAGCCAGGACATGCATGCCACATACCGCGCGGCCATCCTGCGCGACGACATGCTGAAGCTCGCGGCGCAACTGAATACCACGGCGACCACCGTCGTGCGACTGGCGGAACAGCATGCCAAGACCATCGTGCCGAACTACACCAATGGCGTCGCGGCGCAGCCCAACAGCTATGGCCATTACCTGCTCGGTTTCGCTGCCGCGCTGGATCGCGATGCGCAGCGCATTCGCGAGGCCTATGCGCGCCTCGACCAGTCGCCGATGGGTACGACGGTCCTGAACGGCACGAGCTGGCCGCTCGATCGCGCGCGCATGGGCAACTACCTCGGCTTCTCGAAGATCGTCAACAACGCTTACGACGCCCACCAGATCGCGGCCGTCGACCAGCCCGTGGAAGCTGGCGCGATCGTCACCAGCATCGCGCTGCATGCGGGCAGCTTTATCGAGGACGTGATGGCGCAGTACGCCAACTCGCGTCCGTGGATCCTGCTGCGGGAAGGTGGCGGCAATACCTACGTGTCCAGCGCCATGCCGCAGAAGCGCAATCCGGGCCTGCTCAACGGCACGCGCGCCGAAGCCTCCACCGCGATCACGCTGGCCATGGGCCCCGTCATGCGCGCGCATAACCTGCCGCCGGGCATGGCCGATGCGAAGGAAGTCAAGCCGAACAAGGAGATGGTCCAGAGCGCGATCAAGGTGCTGCAGGGCTGGGACCGCATCCTCAACGCGCTGGTCATCGACCGCGACCGCGCGCTCGACGAGCTGAACAGCGACTGGACCGCTTCGCAGGAGCTGGCCGATGTGCTGATGCGCAAGTACAAGCTGCCGTTCCGCGTGGGCCACCACTTTGCCTCGGAAGTCGTCGACTACGCGAAGGCGAAGAACATCCGCCCGAGCGATTTCCCGTATGCGGAGGCGCAGCGCATCTACGCACAGGCCATCAAGGAGTTCGATACCGCGACCGGTCCGGCGACCCTGCCGATGAGCGAACAGGAGTTCCGCGAGACGCTCGACCCCGTGGCCATCGTCAACCATCGCGCGACGGCCGGCGGTCCGCAGCCCGCGGAGATGGACCGCATGCTGAAGGAAGCGAAGCAGACGCTTGCCGAACAGGCGACGTGGATTCAGGAGAAGCGCACGAAGATCGATGCGTCGCTCGCGCGGCTCGATCGCGACTTTGCGAAGCTGGCCGGGCAGCCCTGA
- a CDS encoding translation initiation factor 1, whose protein sequence is MLKIEEWEELHLTADGWISGTHRVEPWSEVTAPAPENRVLTARRRVTATYGGASEVVEVRSPHTTDLDHIAALLQRYGDPAFRI, encoded by the coding sequence ATGCTTAAAATCGAAGAGTGGGAAGAACTGCACCTGACGGCCGACGGCTGGATCAGTGGTACACATCGCGTCGAACCGTGGTCCGAAGTGACCGCGCCAGCGCCTGAAAACCGCGTGCTCACGGCACGCCGCCGCGTGACGGCGACCTACGGTGGCGCGTCGGAAGTCGTGGAAGTGCGCTCGCCGCATACGACCGACCTCGATCACATCGCCGCGCTGCTGCAGCGCTACGGCGACCCGGCCTTCCGTATCTAG
- a CDS encoding FUSC family protein — MALIGKLVSLVSRRTLRSEGHVFAVTPERIAVAEGIHTALAMAPMLCAAVLLARPEIAFGAVAAFWNVLCDPQGPKDERLRTMGMFTALGTVVLPASAYLAHWGYGVSLATLFVLVFLCGLTRSYKPALGPMPAQAGLIASLAVVIGIASPAELSGALAQGGYFLLGSLWTMLFCIVLWPLPFRQSACLTLATIFARLDDMAAHLESLDARPGMDTEGWDEFDTVYRRGVRMSIERGRALAAHDPRTGPVLGPGIDAAGRVFSALIALGHSRRNPEVAICDDWRSLLQSLRQLLQSLSDLAQQEMPMADAPIAQAHALVRQTAGRNDQAARAVSFAARAIARLGDRGPVPVPVSSDAATAAPTVASPGTPSVAPPSATFHLDALVWRHALRVATASVLAYLICTAFNVTFAYWGAIAAIVVTQPISANTWIRVVERACGSFLGGILAAYLLTHVSTPLAMTLAILPLAAITVSLRLVNYGLFVVFLTPMFMLLSDFIRPTEGLILARLTNEFVGACVGVAASFLLWPGRAGNGLPEAISAVISTNMAFAAAVARLGPSHAAKLDQLQREAGMASTRLETARERMLLEGRWRSARLERLHELIHAARVVCGAAAVIEVLRTGEPDARDRQRADHYDAIAASMLGALNAADSGPPRVDLDAPADDLDHAVRNLITAFDGYMRSAVQTAATV; from the coding sequence ATGGCCCTCATCGGCAAGCTCGTTTCCCTGGTCAGCCGTCGCACGCTACGGTCGGAGGGGCATGTCTTTGCCGTGACGCCCGAGCGCATTGCCGTGGCGGAAGGCATTCACACCGCGCTGGCGATGGCCCCGATGCTTTGCGCGGCCGTGCTGCTCGCGCGTCCCGAGATTGCATTCGGGGCGGTCGCCGCGTTCTGGAACGTCCTGTGCGACCCGCAGGGGCCGAAGGATGAACGGCTTCGGACGATGGGCATGTTCACCGCGCTGGGTACCGTGGTGCTGCCCGCGTCCGCGTACCTCGCGCACTGGGGTTATGGCGTCAGCCTCGCGACGCTGTTCGTGCTGGTCTTTCTCTGCGGGCTCACGCGCTCGTACAAGCCCGCGCTGGGACCGATGCCCGCGCAGGCAGGCCTCATTGCCTCGCTTGCGGTGGTCATCGGCATTGCCTCGCCCGCGGAACTCTCCGGCGCCCTTGCGCAGGGCGGCTACTTCCTGCTGGGTTCGTTATGGACGATGCTGTTCTGCATCGTGCTCTGGCCGCTGCCGTTCCGGCAGTCCGCCTGCCTGACGCTCGCCACGATCTTCGCGCGGCTCGACGATATGGCGGCCCATCTGGAGTCGCTCGACGCGCGGCCGGGCATGGATACCGAAGGCTGGGACGAGTTCGATACCGTCTATCGCCGCGGCGTGCGCATGTCGATCGAGCGTGGCCGCGCGCTGGCGGCGCATGACCCGCGCACGGGCCCCGTGCTCGGCCCCGGTATCGATGCGGCGGGCCGGGTCTTCTCCGCGCTGATCGCGCTGGGGCATTCGCGGCGCAATCCCGAGGTGGCCATTTGCGACGACTGGCGGTCGCTGCTCCAGAGCCTGCGGCAACTGCTGCAAAGCCTGAGCGATCTTGCGCAGCAGGAGATGCCGATGGCCGACGCGCCGATCGCGCAGGCCCATGCCCTCGTGCGGCAGACGGCGGGCCGCAACGATCAGGCCGCGCGCGCGGTGTCGTTTGCCGCGCGGGCCATCGCGCGGCTTGGCGACCGCGGTCCTGTGCCCGTGCCGGTATCAAGCGATGCGGCAACGGCGGCGCCCACTGTGGCGTCCCCCGGCACCCCATCCGTGGCCCCTCCCTCGGCAACCTTTCATCTCGACGCACTGGTCTGGCGTCATGCGTTGCGCGTGGCTACCGCGTCGGTGCTGGCTTATCTGATCTGCACCGCGTTCAACGTGACGTTCGCCTACTGGGGCGCAATCGCCGCGATCGTCGTCACGCAGCCGATCTCGGCCAATACGTGGATACGCGTGGTCGAGCGCGCGTGCGGCAGCTTTCTCGGCGGGATCCTCGCGGCCTACCTGCTGACGCATGTCTCCACGCCGCTGGCGATGACGCTCGCCATCCTGCCGCTGGCGGCCATCACGGTATCGCTGCGGCTCGTGAACTACGGCCTGTTCGTCGTGTTCCTCACGCCGATGTTCATGCTGCTGTCGGATTTCATCCGCCCTACCGAGGGGTTGATCCTTGCGCGGCTGACGAACGAGTTCGTCGGCGCATGCGTCGGTGTCGCCGCGAGCTTCCTGCTATGGCCGGGGCGCGCCGGCAACGGACTGCCCGAGGCGATCTCGGCGGTGATCTCGACAAACATGGCATTTGCGGCCGCGGTAGCGCGCCTTGGCCCGAGCCACGCGGCCAAGCTCGACCAACTGCAACGCGAGGCCGGCATGGCGAGCACGCGGCTGGAAACCGCGCGTGAACGCATGCTGCTGGAGGGGCGCTGGCGGTCGGCGCGGCTGGAGCGCCTGCACGAGTTGATTCACGCGGCGCGCGTGGTGTGCGGCGCGGCGGCCGTGATCGAAGTGCTGCGCACCGGCGAACCCGACGCGCGCGACCGGCAGCGTGCCGATCACTACGACGCCATCGCGGCCAGCATGCTCGGTGCGCTGAATGCCGCCGATAGCGGTCCGCCGCGCGTGGATCTCGACGCCCCCGCCGACGACCTCGACCACGCGGTGCGCAACCTCATCACGGCATTCGACGGCTATATGCGTTCTGCAGTGCAAACCGCTGCAACCGTTTGA